The following proteins are encoded in a genomic region of Prosthecobacter sp. SYSU 5D2:
- a CDS encoding helix-turn-helix domain-containing protein — MKETRIQCDVEELLRLIGGRWKVVLIRELENGPRRHGQLLRSLTGITQKMLTQRLRELETDGLIQRRDFLEGRVKLVEYSLTEWGCNVMEIIMHIHHWAAANHDSLSGKQAAVTLHS, encoded by the coding sequence CGTAGAGGAACTGCTGCGCCTCATCGGCGGCAGGTGGAAGGTGGTACTCATCCGTGAGCTGGAAAACGGCCCCCGCCGCCACGGCCAGCTCCTCCGCAGTCTCACCGGCATCACGCAGAAGATGCTCACCCAGCGCCTCCGTGAACTGGAAACCGACGGCCTCATTCAGCGCCGGGATTTTCTCGAAGGGCGTGTGAAACTGGTCGAGTATTCCCTCACGGAGTGGGGGTGCAATGTCATGGAAATCATCATGCACATCCACCATTGGGCCGCAGCCAACCATGACAGCCTCAGTGGCAAACAGGCAGCCGTGACACTCCATTCGTGA